A genomic segment from Bradyrhizobium diazoefficiens USDA 110 encodes:
- a CDS encoding HlyD family secretion protein, whose protein sequence is MADQVIKFQPEQKIDSGKPTKKAGTDPRRRIIAGLRRYRRFLLMVVLPIVAAIGGLTLYLNGGRYVGTDDAYVGAQKVLVTPDISGKIEKVVVREGQLVKQGDELFEIDPVPFRLAVDEARAQLAQAQSTYDNLRANIKIYGDMLSLAQQGVDLKQRDVERKQALVKNSYGSQLDLDNAANALVTSGSIAQYVKQQISAAKTQLLGDTDLPLEKFPPYAQAKSKLDNAERNLDHAVVRAPMGGVATQVEQIQLGRYVTAGTPVFSIIDVAHPWVDANPKESDLTYVTEGQPVTLEVDAFPNHVFKGKIGSLSPGTGAQFAILPPQNATGNFVKVVQRVPIRIYFDETDKYVRKLKAGMSVYATIDTGHRRSLAGLFGLSATAGQDKD, encoded by the coding sequence ATGGCTGATCAAGTCATCAAGTTCCAGCCCGAGCAGAAGATCGACAGCGGCAAGCCCACCAAGAAAGCCGGCACCGATCCCCGCCGCCGCATCATCGCAGGCCTGCGGCGCTATCGCCGCTTCCTGCTGATGGTCGTGCTGCCGATCGTCGCCGCCATTGGCGGCTTGACCCTCTATCTGAATGGCGGCCGCTATGTCGGTACCGATGACGCCTATGTCGGTGCGCAGAAGGTGCTGGTGACGCCCGACATCTCCGGCAAGATCGAGAAGGTCGTCGTGAGGGAAGGTCAGCTCGTCAAGCAGGGCGATGAGCTGTTCGAGATCGATCCCGTGCCGTTCCGCCTCGCGGTGGACGAGGCCAGGGCGCAGCTCGCGCAGGCGCAGTCGACCTACGACAATCTCCGCGCCAACATCAAGATCTACGGCGACATGCTGAGCCTCGCCCAGCAGGGCGTCGACCTCAAGCAGCGCGACGTCGAGCGCAAGCAGGCGCTGGTCAAGAACAGCTACGGCTCGCAGCTCGACCTCGACAACGCGGCGAACGCGCTGGTCACGTCAGGCTCGATCGCGCAATACGTCAAGCAGCAGATCTCGGCGGCCAAGACGCAACTGCTCGGCGATACCGACCTGCCGCTGGAGAAATTCCCGCCCTACGCGCAGGCCAAGTCCAAGCTCGACAACGCCGAGCGCAATCTCGATCACGCCGTGGTGCGCGCGCCGATGGGCGGCGTCGCGACGCAGGTCGAGCAGATTCAGCTCGGCCGCTACGTCACGGCCGGCACGCCGGTGTTCTCCATCATCGACGTCGCCCATCCCTGGGTCGACGCCAATCCGAAGGAAAGCGACCTCACCTACGTCACCGAAGGCCAGCCTGTTACCCTCGAGGTCGACGCGTTCCCGAACCACGTGTTCAAGGGCAAGATCGGCTCGCTCTCGCCCGGTACCGGCGCGCAGTTCGCGATCCTGCCGCCGCAGAACGCCACCGGCAATTTCGTCAAGGTGGTGCAGCGCGTGCCGATCCGCATCTATTTCGACGAGACCGACAAATACGTGCGGAAGCTGAAGGCCGGCATGAGCGTCTACGCCACCATCGACACCGGCCATCGGCGCTCGCTCGCCGGCCTGTTCGGCCTGTCGGCGACCGCGGGCCAGGACAAGGACTGA
- a CDS encoding MarR family winged helix-turn-helix transcriptional regulator: MSRGPVDQNFLFTLAELYRLLRVYADKEASRFGITRAQWAVLAKVERSEGMKQSELAELLEVQPITLTRLIDKLCDNDWIERRSDASDRRVKRLYLRKAGRQLLGKMSGLRSEITANALDGINPADAHRLLTQLEAIKENVRTAIQTSGAEQARKEQRYG, encoded by the coding sequence ATGAGCCGCGGGCCCGTGGACCAGAACTTCCTGTTTACGCTCGCCGAGCTCTATCGCCTGCTGCGCGTCTATGCCGACAAGGAGGCGTCGCGCTTCGGCATCACCCGCGCGCAATGGGCGGTGCTGGCCAAGGTCGAGCGCAGCGAGGGCATGAAGCAGTCGGAGCTCGCCGAGCTCCTCGAGGTGCAGCCGATCACGCTGACGCGCCTGATCGACAAGCTCTGCGACAATGACTGGATCGAGCGCCGCAGCGACGCCTCGGACCGGCGCGTCAAGCGCCTCTACCTGAGGAAGGCCGGCCGGCAATTGCTCGGCAAGATGAGCGGGCTCAGGTCCGAAATCACGGCCAACGCGCTCGACGGTATCAATCCGGCGGATGCCCATCGCCTCCTCACCCAACTCGAAGCAATCAAGGAAAACGTGCGTACCGCGATCCAGACATCCGGAGCGGAACAAGCACGTAAGGAGCAGCGCTATGGCTGA
- a CDS encoding Fur family transcriptional regulator produces the protein MTLAKPAFPAPDHDHGRCTADALAHAEEVCEQRAQKFTPIRRQVLGALLSSHRPLGAYEVIDELAKSMPRPAPITIYRALDFLMANGLVHRIESRNAYLACAAHDHDATSAVAFLICERCGLVGEIPSASFAKDINAAARSSGFAPKLSVVEITGICTHCQKTA, from the coding sequence ATGACCCTCGCAAAGCCGGCATTCCCCGCGCCCGACCACGATCACGGCCGCTGCACTGCGGACGCGCTGGCGCATGCCGAGGAGGTTTGCGAGCAGCGCGCGCAGAAATTCACGCCGATTCGCCGCCAGGTGCTCGGGGCGCTGCTCTCCAGCCACCGCCCGCTCGGGGCCTACGAGGTGATCGACGAACTCGCCAAGTCGATGCCGCGGCCGGCCCCGATCACGATCTACCGTGCTCTCGATTTCTTGATGGCCAACGGCCTCGTGCACCGCATCGAAAGTCGCAACGCCTATCTCGCCTGCGCCGCCCACGACCACGATGCGACCTCCGCGGTGGCGTTCCTGATCTGCGAGCGCTGCGGTCTGGTCGGCGAGATCCCGTCGGCGTCCTTCGCCAAGGATATCAACGCCGCTGCGCGCAGCTCAGGTTTTGCCCCCAAATTGTCTGTGGTGGAGATCACGGGCATCTGCACCCATTGTCAGAAAACTGCATAA
- a CDS encoding DMT family transporter: MSSPQAIPSAGRPLSAGAIALMLMLCLTWGFNQIAVKLVLPDIPPMLQAMIRSMGALPVLFIIGTLRGVKFFEKDGTWKPGLIAGLMFGIEFVLIFQGLRLTPASRAVVFLYTAPFFVALGSYQVLGERLGGTQWLGLAVSFAGVALAIGVPQPDVDAKVLLGDLMIVGGAALWAATTLVAKGTRLRFAAPEKALGYQVATSIPILGLAAWLFGESITHTPAPLSLALMAFQAIWVVGTTFTLWFALVKAYSASKLSAFTFITPLFGVVGSYFIMHDTLSLTFGAAAVLVIAGLFLVNRPSQTAAAPRDALLNVTKT; this comes from the coding sequence ATGTCCTCACCTCAAGCCATACCGTCCGCCGGTCGCCCCCTCAGTGCCGGCGCCATCGCCCTGATGCTGATGCTGTGCCTGACCTGGGGGTTCAACCAGATCGCGGTGAAGCTGGTGCTGCCGGACATCCCGCCGATGCTCCAGGCGATGATCCGCTCGATGGGCGCGCTGCCGGTACTCTTCATCATCGGCACGCTGCGCGGCGTCAAATTCTTCGAGAAGGACGGCACGTGGAAGCCCGGCCTGATCGCCGGGCTGATGTTCGGCATCGAGTTCGTGCTGATCTTCCAGGGCCTGCGCCTCACGCCGGCGTCCCGGGCCGTGGTGTTTCTTTACACCGCACCGTTCTTCGTCGCGCTCGGCTCCTACCAGGTGCTCGGCGAACGGCTCGGCGGCACGCAATGGCTGGGGCTCGCGGTGAGCTTTGCCGGCGTCGCGCTCGCGATCGGCGTGCCGCAGCCGGATGTCGATGCCAAGGTGCTGCTCGGCGACCTCATGATCGTCGGCGGTGCCGCGCTGTGGGCGGCCACCACGCTGGTTGCCAAGGGCACGCGGCTGCGCTTCGCCGCGCCGGAGAAGGCGCTGGGCTACCAGGTTGCGACCTCGATCCCGATCCTGGGCCTGGCGGCCTGGTTGTTCGGCGAATCCATCACCCACACCCCGGCGCCGCTGTCCCTCGCCCTGATGGCCTTCCAGGCGATCTGGGTGGTGGGAACCACGTTCACGCTTTGGTTCGCGCTGGTGAAGGCCTATTCGGCCAGCAAATTGTCCGCTTTTACCTTCATCACCCCTCTGTTTGGCGTGGTGGGTAGCTATTTCATCATGCACGACACCTTGAGCCTGACATTCGGGGCCGCCGCGGTCCTTGTAATTGCTGGGCTTTTTCTGGTTAACCGTCCCAGCCAAACGGCTGCGGCGCCGCGCGATGCATTGCTGAACGTCACCAAAACCTGA
- the ispG gene encoding flavodoxin-dependent (E)-4-hydroxy-3-methylbut-2-enyl-diphosphate synthase has translation MNKLENTIDSDIAGPAPRHRTTQVKVGDVAVGGGAPIVVQSMTNTDTADIDGTIAQVAALARAGSEMVRITVDREEAAAAVPHIRDGLAKRGITTPLIGDFHYIGHKLLAAYPACAEALAKYRINPGNVGFKDKRDTQFADIIEIANKNSKPVRIGANWGSLDQELLTKLMDENAASANPRDVRAVTREAMVQSALLSAARAEELGMPKDRIILSAKVSAVQDLIAVYQDLASRSDYAIHLGLTEAGMGSKGIVASSAALGILLQQGIGDTIRISLTPEPGGDRTREVQVGQELLQTMGFRTFVPLVAACPGCGRTTSTTFQELARSIQDFIRDEMPAWKTKYPGVEELNVAVMGCIVNGPGESKHANIGISLPGTGEAPAAPVFVDGKKFRTLRGPTISDDFKALVIDYIDQRYGQGAKVPVTAAE, from the coding sequence ATGAACAAGCTCGAAAACACCATCGATTCAGACATCGCGGGCCCCGCGCCCCGGCACCGGACCACCCAGGTCAAGGTCGGAGACGTCGCCGTTGGCGGCGGTGCGCCGATCGTCGTGCAGTCGATGACCAACACCGACACCGCCGATATCGACGGCACCATCGCCCAGGTTGCAGCGCTCGCGCGCGCCGGCTCCGAAATGGTCCGCATCACCGTGGATCGCGAGGAGGCCGCGGCCGCCGTCCCGCACATCCGTGACGGCCTCGCCAAGCGCGGCATCACCACGCCCCTGATCGGCGACTTCCATTATATCGGCCACAAGCTGCTCGCAGCCTATCCGGCCTGCGCCGAGGCGCTCGCCAAGTACCGCATCAATCCCGGCAATGTCGGCTTCAAGGACAAGCGCGACACCCAGTTCGCCGATATCATCGAGATCGCGAACAAGAACAGCAAGCCGGTCCGCATCGGCGCCAATTGGGGTTCGCTCGACCAGGAGCTGCTGACCAAGCTGATGGACGAGAACGCCGCGTCCGCCAATCCGCGCGACGTGCGCGCGGTGACGCGCGAGGCCATGGTGCAGTCGGCACTGCTCTCGGCCGCGCGCGCCGAAGAGCTCGGCATGCCCAAGGACCGCATCATCCTCTCCGCAAAGGTCTCGGCGGTGCAGGATCTGATCGCGGTCTACCAGGATCTCGCATCGCGCTCCGACTACGCCATCCATCTCGGTCTCACCGAGGCCGGCATGGGCTCGAAGGGCATCGTCGCCTCTTCGGCCGCGCTCGGCATCCTGCTGCAGCAGGGCATCGGCGACACCATCCGCATCTCGCTGACGCCGGAGCCCGGCGGCGACCGCACCCGTGAGGTGCAGGTCGGCCAGGAGCTCCTGCAGACCATGGGCTTCCGCACCTTCGTGCCGCTGGTCGCGGCCTGCCCCGGCTGCGGCCGCACCACCTCGACCACGTTCCAGGAGCTGGCGCGCTCGATCCAGGATTTCATCCGCGACGAGATGCCGGCCTGGAAGACGAAATATCCGGGTGTGGAAGAGCTCAACGTCGCGGTGATGGGCTGCATCGTCAACGGCCCCGGCGAATCCAAGCACGCCAATATCGGCATCTCCTTGCCGGGCACCGGCGAAGCGCCGGCCGCGCCCGTCTTCGTCGACGGCAAGAAGTTCCGCACGCTGCGCGGCCCGACCATTTCCGACGACTTCAAGGCGCTGGTGATCGACTACATCGACCAGCGCTACGGCCAGGGCGCCAAGGTACCGGTGACCGCGGCGGAGTAG
- a CDS encoding TauD/TfdA dioxygenase family protein, whose protein sequence is MSSLAGKQGPRYRHMAEDGAPYETIAVEKLTPIIGAEISGVDIGRLVSDDVRSNQQMDEIHRALAENLVIFFRDQHISPQQHLAFGRKFGELHFHPAAPHEDEDPALMKIYADKNSPRANGEGWHSDVSCDLEPPMGSILYIKQCPPRGGDTLFANMYAAYEALSDRMKAYLDGLTALHDGEPIYRGLYANYGVADRPSYPNAEHPVLRTHPVTGRKALYVNRGFTRHINGIPRDESDAMLAYLYQHAENPLFQCRFRWTENAIAFWDNRCTQHRAMWDYWPHTRSGTRVTVKGERPV, encoded by the coding sequence ATGAGCTCACTCGCCGGCAAGCAGGGTCCGCGCTATCGCCACATGGCCGAGGACGGCGCGCCTTACGAAACCATCGCGGTCGAAAAGCTCACACCGATCATCGGCGCGGAAATCTCCGGCGTCGACATCGGCAGGCTCGTCTCCGATGACGTTCGTTCCAATCAACAGATGGACGAGATCCATCGCGCGCTCGCGGAAAATCTCGTCATCTTCTTCCGCGACCAGCACATCTCGCCACAACAGCATCTCGCCTTCGGCCGCAAGTTCGGCGAGCTGCATTTCCATCCCGCAGCGCCGCACGAGGACGAAGACCCGGCACTGATGAAGATCTATGCCGACAAGAACTCGCCGCGCGCCAACGGCGAGGGCTGGCACTCCGACGTGTCCTGCGACCTCGAGCCGCCGATGGGCTCGATCCTCTACATCAAGCAGTGCCCGCCCCGCGGCGGCGACACGCTGTTCGCCAACATGTATGCGGCCTATGAGGCGCTGTCGGATCGCATGAAGGCCTATCTCGACGGCCTGACCGCACTGCATGACGGCGAGCCGATCTATCGCGGCCTCTATGCCAACTATGGCGTCGCCGATCGTCCATCCTATCCGAACGCGGAGCATCCGGTGCTGCGCACGCACCCGGTCACCGGCAGGAAGGCGCTCTACGTCAACCGCGGCTTCACTCGCCACATCAACGGCATCCCGCGCGACGAGAGCGACGCGATGCTCGCCTATCTCTACCAGCACGCCGAGAACCCGCTGTTCCAGTGCCGCTTCCGCTGGACCGAGAACGCCATCGCCTTCTGGGACAACCGCTGCACCCAGCACCGTGCGATGTGGGACTACTGGCCGCACACGCGCTCGGGGACACGGGTGACGGTGAAGGGGGAGCGGCCGGTTTAG
- a CDS encoding Rieske 2Fe-2S domain-containing protein, whose translation MLRAEDNKFLTESGPGTGMGELLRRFWIPVLLSKELPEADGEPKKIVVLGEELLAFRDSRGVVGVIDQYCPHRGANLWLGRNEECGIRCVYHGWKFDTDGRCVDMPTSYPDLNAKDLIRIKSYPVREWGEMIWAYMGPADVMPELPDLEMAMLPASHRYVSKKWQDCNWVQALEGSIDTAHFTFAHLSFDKEENEILDIKKHFVNPIARMSSDHMRWIAEDPRPVIKIAPHDAGLSIAGGRLTGSDNIYWRIAQFLMPFHAYAPSAMPGENIFGQTFVPVSDTNCWIYTYAWNPERPLTQAERDAYDRGNGVIAEVDDNYVPLRHKGNDYLIDRKLQKTRSYTGIKGVSEQDAAVQDSQGPIADRTREHLGPTDLGIMHFRKVVMDLARALQRGEAPPQAAHQDRYAVRSGACVTSKAKDLPAVMLERFGDVAGFVGRPKVAAAE comes from the coding sequence ATGCTCCGCGCAGAGGACAATAAATTCCTGACCGAGTCCGGCCCCGGGACGGGCATGGGCGAGCTGCTGCGCCGCTTCTGGATTCCTGTGCTCCTGTCGAAGGAGCTTCCTGAAGCCGATGGCGAGCCGAAGAAGATCGTCGTGCTCGGCGAGGAGCTGCTCGCCTTCCGCGATTCGCGCGGCGTCGTCGGTGTCATCGATCAATACTGCCCGCATCGCGGCGCCAATCTCTGGCTCGGGCGCAATGAGGAATGCGGCATCCGCTGCGTCTATCACGGCTGGAAGTTCGACACGGACGGTCGCTGCGTGGACATGCCGACCTCCTATCCCGATCTCAACGCCAAGGATCTCATCCGCATCAAGTCTTATCCGGTGCGCGAATGGGGCGAGATGATCTGGGCCTATATGGGCCCGGCGGACGTCATGCCCGAGCTGCCCGATCTCGAAATGGCGATGCTGCCGGCCTCGCATCGTTACGTCAGCAAGAAATGGCAGGACTGCAACTGGGTGCAGGCGCTGGAGGGCTCGATCGACACCGCGCATTTCACCTTTGCGCATCTCTCCTTCGACAAGGAGGAGAACGAGATCCTCGACATCAAGAAGCATTTTGTGAATCCGATCGCGCGGATGTCGAGCGACCACATGCGCTGGATCGCCGAGGACCCGCGGCCGGTGATCAAGATCGCCCCGCACGACGCCGGCCTCTCCATTGCCGGTGGCCGGCTCACCGGCAGCGACAACATCTATTGGCGGATCGCGCAGTTCCTGATGCCGTTCCACGCCTACGCACCGAGCGCGATGCCGGGCGAGAACATCTTTGGCCAGACCTTCGTGCCGGTCAGCGATACCAATTGCTGGATCTACACCTACGCCTGGAATCCGGAGCGGCCGCTGACGCAGGCCGAACGCGACGCCTATGACCGCGGCAATGGCGTGATCGCGGAGGTCGACGACAATTACGTGCCGCTGCGCCACAAGGGCAACGACTATCTGATCGACCGCAAGCTCCAGAAGACGAGGAGCTATACCGGCATCAAGGGCGTCTCCGAGCAGGACGCCGCCGTGCAGGACAGCCAGGGGCCGATCGCCGACCGCACCCGCGAGCATCTCGGCCCGACCGATCTCGGCATCATGCATTTCCGGAAAGTCGTGATGGATCTGGCCCGCGCGCTCCAGCGCGGCGAAGCGCCGCCGCAGGCCGCGCATCAGGATCGCTACGCGGTGCGCTCCGGCGCCTGCGTCACCAGCAAGGCCAAGGACCTGCCCGCGGTGATGCTGGAACGTTTTGGCGATGTCGCGGGCTTCGTCGGCCGTCCCAAGGTCGCAGCAGCGGAGTAG
- a CDS encoding N-acetylmuramoyl-L-alanine amidase: MGQLRSIIAGLVASTLLSSLAPVERGHAAAARTMTKPPASSAKCEMPKFRIVVDVGHTPDSYGALSARNDPEFGFNFRLGRLITAKLRDQGFAAARLLVTDGKARPSLFKRVSAANDGRADLLLSIHHDSVPDKLLETWEFDGAMSYFSDRFSGHSLFVSERNSHFATSLLLARMIGRQLKEQGLHYASQYTLPEMGRYRRQLLDRDFGVYRYDGLVVLSRTNSAAVLLEAGSIINRDEEMAMNSLERQELIAGAVAAAMGKFCEKW; the protein is encoded by the coding sequence TTGGGCCAATTGCGCAGCATCATCGCCGGATTGGTCGCGTCGACCCTGCTGTCGTCGCTTGCCCCTGTCGAGCGCGGACATGCCGCTGCCGCGCGAACAATGACGAAGCCGCCGGCGTCATCGGCCAAATGCGAGATGCCGAAATTCCGGATCGTCGTGGATGTCGGGCACACCCCGGACTCCTATGGCGCGCTGAGCGCACGCAATGATCCGGAATTCGGCTTCAACTTCCGGCTCGGACGGCTGATCACGGCGAAGCTCAGGGACCAAGGCTTTGCCGCAGCCCGCCTGCTCGTCACTGACGGCAAGGCGCGGCCGAGCCTGTTCAAGCGCGTCAGCGCCGCGAATGACGGTCGGGCCGATCTCCTGCTGTCGATCCATCACGACTCGGTGCCGGACAAGCTGCTCGAGACCTGGGAATTCGACGGCGCGATGAGCTATTTCAGCGATCGGTTTTCAGGCCATTCGCTGTTCGTCTCCGAACGCAATTCGCACTTCGCCACCAGCCTGTTGCTGGCCCGGATGATCGGCCGGCAGTTGAAAGAGCAGGGCCTGCACTATGCCAGCCAATACACCTTGCCGGAGATGGGGCGCTACCGGCGCCAGTTGCTGGACAGGGATTTCGGTGTCTACCGCTACGACGGGCTCGTCGTGCTGTCGCGAACGAACAGCGCCGCGGTGCTGCTCGAAGCCGGCTCGATCATCAACCGCGACGAGGAGATGGCGATGAACTCCCTGGAGCGGCAGGAGCTGATCGCGGGAGCCGTCGCGGCGGCGATGGGGAAATTCTGCGAGAAGTGGTAG